gtacttactaagatctactttctccgcatagttttaaactgcgcaaatATATCCCTGTATTAATAAACAGTGGCGATAGGAacagtatctggagatgcgcagaacgtatgcgcaataacaatagtaggcaccgtccttaaacatCTCTTACAAGACTGTTGAGTCTGAATTTCTCAAATTTTTCACCTCATAGTAATGTAACACTTTGGTGTTGGACATCCAACCTTGGCacacaaaataaatttattataaGGCTTCACATCCTGATAAATGacaatggtaaaaaaaaaatagtaaagaAAGATTAATGAAGTGAAATACTGGTAGCTACAGGTTGTGATGACAGCTGTGATTTTAATAAATTTCCACCATCTCACATTGATATAATACTTTAACATTGTTCATCCAAACTTGGCACACAAAATTATGTTAAGCAACACGATATAAATAATCCCATAACAGCTTGTCATCATGACAGGTGATAATGTgtaaaaaaatagaaagattTATGGAGTGAAACATTGGTCTTTGTTGTATAGACGTAAGAGTTTAATTGACAAATATACCACTTGTAAAATTCATGAGAACTACATCCAGGACCCAAGTGGGTTATTTTCCATAATCTCACACGAGTTTCTTGATGATGTAATTTTGGTAATTTCACTCTGAAATATGTCTTCTTGTCTATATAATAAAAGGAACATTACATGGCAGCttgaagatatgaattttattttctcgtgccaaaaacaacattttactCGCTGAGCTAGTtggtaaaatattgttttgccaattaaaactaaaattcatatcttcgtGCCACTGGCTAAGTTCCCCTCTATATTTGTTGAGCTGGTGCCCATAAGTCATAATTAAACTAGATAATGTATGAAGCATTGTTGCATGACTGTGCAATATGGTTAATGAAGACTTGTTTCGTGCTAAGTTAATCTGCCATTACGAGTGGACATAACCTTGCCTAAAATTGGTTCCAAACTCCTATGGTTTTAAAGGGAGTAAAAGACTTCAGTTACCTGAGACTTTGGATTCCGTCTTTCAAATAAATTGTTGTCTAAAACACTCTTGGCAACCCGACCACCATTGTTCACCATATTGACCGTATTCATAGATCGCAGGCAAGaagttattcttttgtctttgtgctaagtcatcctcactagcctcactataaagaaaaaattcttttgaattttgtttgtccTACTGAGGCTTGtaaggatgattagcataaaacgCAAAAGATTAATTAcctagccgccatttatgaatacggacTATCTAACCTTTTCAAGAACGAGTGGGAAAACAAAAGAGGCCATTGTTattcaatgagatgcaaatTAGTGGCTGCATGTTGTGCAGTTAATTAGGTTACACTTTCTTAATAcatagttagtaactaactATGATTAATATGGTTGAGCTTTTTGTGAATAACTGGGTTATAACAAGCCTTGTCAATGTTCATTTTCGAAATAAATTTAACGATAATAATTAACATTATTGACCTCTCGTTCATTAGTGGTATTCAATGCCCACAAAACACCAGATGTCACGCTCCACTTTGTCCTGCTTAGTCATGCATTACAGGAGTGAACCACCGAGAGATAGTAAAATCACTGTTACGATGGCTTGAGTGGAAAGCACAGGTGCAGAGGATTCCGTCGTTAAATGCTTCCGAGCATACTTTTCAGCTACCTTCTTATTAATGTTAGTCGAACCAGAGGGCCAAAGTGTCATACAATCCTCACCAGCTTTTCCCTCGATATATTTCCACGAGTAGTTGAAGATTTTATTGCAGAAATTCTCTGGATCACCAAAGTACTGTTTGAAGGTCTTGCACTCCATCTTACACATACCCGTTTTCCAATTCCACGTTGTATAATCTCCCCAGTTATTGGAGCATGTGAAATCATCTTTACATGCATCAAACCATTCGCCACAGTCGCGACTACACAtgggaacgttcataaatcgtTCTTTCCGCGTCTTTTTTGATTTTGTGTCTACCACGATCCATGGTTTTAAATAGGGAGAGCACTCGTACATACAAGTATCCATCTCAAAATAACGCCGGCATTTAGCTGACATGTTTCCGTTGCACTGATCCCAGCGCATATTATAGAGCGACAATGCTCCGTCCTCTCTGATGTTAAAAGTGGTGTTAGCTGTACAGCAAGCGTGGTTTTTCCAAGGCGTGCAGTGGAACTTCTTGTTAAAAACATCCCCCTCTGGCCCAGGTTGTGATTTATGGTGTTTTGCGTCGATGCAGATATTTAGAAATTGATCGATCTCTTCGTCTGACACGGCCAGAGAGGCCGCCATCTGAAACCAAACCACGAGGGCAAGCAGAACAAACTTCGTCATCTTTGATCGAGCACGTGCTAAACAATATGAGAGGAAAATTGTCAGATATTTGCAAAAACAGGCTTTGAGATTGAGAACCAACTCTTACAGCTATGTCGAAATCTATTTCTCTCAGGTGATGAATTAACCCTACCTTTAAGAATAGTTAGTAACTCTGATTTTAATAAGTAAAAGCACGCTTGTGACGAAGAAGGGACGCCTGGGTAGAAGATACGTATTCTTTCCCTGAGGCCGTGATCCTTTTGGTCAGTAAGTAGTAAATTAAGGGCATTGGAATGTATCATAATGTGCATACATTTAGATGTTAATTATAAGCGATACATTACCATAGATAACCATGTATTGCCATGCATACCCATGTATTGTAAGGTATAACCAAGTATTGTCATGTATTGCCATGTATTACTATGTATTGCCAGTCTGTCAACGTTGATTTGTGAAGTTGAGCATACTGAACAGTCGCTCCATTCCGACCCTATCCAGCGATCCCCGCCACTTAGAGCCTTTGACTACAAATCATTTTCTCTTGTTAAGATCTTTAGTTCCCTTGCCACACGGTCTATTCATGCAGGGAGATTTACTTTCAAGACATCGTTGGAGACAAGTACAATACCTCGCTGACGTATTTCGGAAGAGATGGAGCAAGGAATATCCACCTCTTTTACAGATTTGTCAAAAGTGGGTTCGCCCTCAGAGGAATTTGCCCGTTGGAGACGTCGTCTTGGTTGCCAGTGAAATTCCGCATCGCAATTCATGGTCGCTAGGAACACAAGTTTGGCAGCGCGAGTTTCAGTCTCGAACTGGTTAATGAAATTGTTCTTGATATTATTGCATGAAGGGTTTCCTTTTTTGCCCTTTCTGCTGTTGTTacaacaaataatttttttggttcCCGTTTTAAACTCGCTGAATAAATAGACACATTGAGGTGGTGGATTAGTGACGTTAAAGGTAATGGGTGATAAAATACAGGAGGCAGTCGTTTCAATTGATTTCCACTGGGGGAGGATCTCTGATGTTAAGCGGTTATCGTGCACACAGTTGTTAGCGTGAAACCAAACAAGAGAAACGTCCCGAATTAAAATGGCTTGTCTTGTTCATTGCCTCAACATGGAAAGTTGCTGCAGAACATTAACAATAACACTCTATACAAGCCCATCAATAAGGCTTCCGATAGCTGAGAATTTGTTACCCCCTAAAAGGTCCAGAATGTTAAGGAAAGAGACCACTAATTCCAACTCCCCCAGATAAGAACTGAAAGATACAAAAACCCGTTTATGAACAgatgtctttttaaatttgtgtagttaaaatttatcatttttgatTGTCCCTCTTTTTATCCTATTGTATCTTATCgtagtttaaatttatttctcataattttcattgtctagatatctttttgtaaatttttaaattgtatCTATAATTTATAATTCCGATTGTAAAGACCCACGTCTGTTGAGTCTGATTGTCtccaataataaagatttcatcatcatcatcatcatcattgtcagtTAGCAAGAGTAGTCGAGCTCGCAATAGCCTCAGCAGGTCTTTTTGCAAAAGATCAAAGCCCCCATTGCCATCTTGGAATAAGCAAATCtctaacaaagaaaaagagtCAAGACGGTTGCAGAGAGAAAATCCGGGTAAGGAAGTAGAGGTCCGCTGAATGGTGCGTACATGCAGTGTTTAAAAAGACTTGACAGAAAAACTGAGTGTGAAAGCAATTCAATCCAGCAAAGACGAACTCTATCGAGAAGTGGATTTGTTTGGTAATGctccggaaaaaaaaatgcaatagacAAGCACCAATCCGCCAGAACTCAGCTGATCCATTTGGAAATATCATCGAGAATTTTGCTGATCTGCTTAACCTCTCAGCTGGCGCATAAAGCCACTGATTGCATCTTTCGTGATCTCCTTCGATTGCTGAGATTtcgaaaatcgaaaaaaaaagaaaatacagtGAAACTGCACCCTTGTTACTTGTGAATCGGAAAGAAAACGGGAATAACTGACAAATCAAGAAAGAGGTAGGCACTACATTATTGAAGGGAGCTCTTTATCGGTAGCACACCATGCaaacagaaaaattaataaacaaaatCACGCTTTTACTGTCTATTTAAAAGATGCATGGACCAAAAACGcgcattttttttcaaatgcagacaaaaataaattttaaatttttgagcgcAAAATCGACATTTTTACCTAACAGCTTAAGGGCCATTGTCACCGCTATTGCTCCttgaggacaaaattaaggTGTACGCACAGGAGTACGCATAATAAAGTAGGGACCTGAACGGGAATCTTGCCGAGTAGAATCTCAGTACGAACTCTagatttagcaagagaacggGCACGTCACTTGACAACGGCGCGCGCAGtaaaatacccaaatatggtcaaatttaAACAGAATCCAGTCTATTCTGCGCGTGCGTCCCCGTCCCGCTTTTTGCTAGCCTGCGAGCACGCTCTTCCATTGCACGGTCGAATTATAGGGTCTTGGTTATGTATTTGCTCTGCGCCCGTCGTTCGcttgctaaatcagcccaaTTGGGGGCAGTAAACGTGTCCTGCTGAAGTATTCCAAAGGCATTCTACAAATGCTTTTGGATGGTTCTCACCATCActatttattttcaaggagCATTTCGACGGAAATTCGTGAAACCCTACTTACTCGAAAATGGGGTTCGACGTTTCGCGTCCTGACTCATTGCTTTTAAACTGAATGCGAGAGAGCTGGGCTGAATCGAAGACCATAACCTCAGTTTATTTGGCCGCGCAACTtaacaacaaaacaaccaatcaaatttcCTCAAATAACGCAGGTGGATTTTCCAATTACTGAAaggtaaacaacaaaacatACTGGAAATTTGTGTAATTCTCAATATATTTAAcgcatgaaaatgaaaatggcaTTTTTACACGTTTGTGCCTTTAGATAATTCTAACATAGAAATTACTCGATAATTATTGAACTCACTGATGGAACAATTTGTTCGTAAAAGTGACCAAAACTGCTACACAATTTATTTGTCACTGCCTTATAAATTGAAACATTTGCGTATCCAACACCAGGTCggttattattaataattaatgatctATTGCTCCAGGGTCAATTTACGCATAGCAGTTTGTTACAACATCGAGACGGCTTTCTTGTCGGCAATGGATTTTGAGCTGTGAAGTCGGTTTCTTTAGATTTAAAATCGATCGCCTTCGAGTCTGTTGACCACATTCGTAGTTCTTGACTGGGTTTAAATAGACAAGTTTTGTGGTTAACTTCTCAACATAACATGGCCGCGAAAAGTTCCGCTTACGCATTTATCACGCAGAAGGTAGGCTAAGAATGATTTCTGTTTGTTTGAAACTTTCTCGCTATTTTTTTTGCGCTGCAAATAAACCAGTTTCTGTAAATGTGCAACACCATTTTGTctgacatttttcattttttgagataTGAGATAAGGTCTTTtgtgtttattaattttttgcactTAGGTTATCTGCCTCCTCTTTCTTCAGTCGGGATTGTCACTTAGTCAAGCGACTTCGTCATCAAGAGGTATTCTTTAGGAAtaattaagaataattatttattcgGTGGTAAGATGCTTCAACTAAGTTCGAGGACAAAACGACAAATTCTCACCGAACACAGTACCAAGCGTTATAATTTTGCTTGTCAGCCAACATTTTTTAGAATTGAGAACTTAACTTCTTAAACTTTCAGTCTATATTTATTTTTCCGCTGAAATCATGAAGATTTTTGGATTCAGTAATGTTTGAATATAGTAATTTCTCCGATTCTAAGGTTGGTCCATCTCTGTTATTTTCATTCCACTCGTGTAGGACtcattttcaaattgtttggaGTACAAATTTAAGGCCAAAATTTGAAGGGTTTTTTCCTTGCAGCGTGCAGGTGTTATTATAATATATGATCCAATATGGAAATCAGCCCTGATCAACGAACACAAGCATGTAAGAAGTCCATCCTATCACAAATATATCTGTTTGAAGCAGAATGCTTGAAATTATCGTTTGTCGTTACATAATTTATTTTCAAGAATGTTTTTGTGCGTAGGACCTTAGCTATTTTCTTGGCTTCGGTTTAACTAAAGATCTATGAAACTGCTGCGCACCGATTGGTTAAAGAAATGCCGGCCTCGATCGTCATTTATTCGAAACACCGTTCCAATTTCAGGTAGTTGAAGTAATATTTTGTCCAAATTAAAAGAGATTTCATTATTCCACAAATAAGTATCACTCTAAATTGCTTGTGGGACGTGCGAgttattgttttcattgaaaaatgttttcgtttttttttttgttataagctgtaggttttttttttgttataagctgtaggttttttttttgtggatttCAATACGAGATTCACGTctttctttcaagaaaaaaaaaatctaagatGCACAAAAACGCATCCTCATTCAATGATTTTTCACTTCACGAACGGCTGATCTTGATGATGATGTTCAATAGCTTTGTAGAGGACATAGTTAGTACGTTTGTTAGTAACACGAAGCACGTTTTACtacaaaattgaagaaaaaaaagtctgaaACACACAGGCTTTGTGGTAAGCATTATCTGTCTACAGTTTTTGGATCTTTGAGCTACA
This genomic stretch from Acropora muricata isolate sample 2 chromosome 5, ASM3666990v1, whole genome shotgun sequence harbors:
- the LOC136916087 gene encoding folate receptor gamma-like, with amino-acid sequence MHIMIHSNALNLLLTDQKDHGLRERIRIFYPGVPSSSQACFYLLKSELLTILKARARSKMTKFVLLALVVWFQMAASLAVSDEEIDQFLNICIDAKHHKSQPGPEGDVFNKKFHCTPWKNHACCTANTTFNIREDGALSLYNMRWDQCNGNMSAKCRRYFEMDTCMYECSPYLKPWIVVDTKSKKTRKERFMNVPMCSRDCGEWFDACKDDFTCSNNWGDYTTWNWKTGMCKMECKTFKQYFGDPENFCNKIFNYSWKYIEGKAGEDCMTLWPSGSTNINKKVAEKYARKHLTTESSAPVLSTQAIVTVILLSLGGSLL